One Streptomyces lincolnensis genomic region harbors:
- a CDS encoding ketosynthase chain-length factor: protein MTDSVVVTGLGVAAPNGLGARDYWNAALAGKSGIGPLTRFDASGYPAKLAGEIAGFTAEEHLPSRLLPQTDRVTRLSLVAADWALADAGVVPAQLPEYGMGVITASSAGGFEFSQGELKSLWSRGGQYVSAYQSFAWFYAVNTGQISIRNGMKGPSGVVVSDQAGGLDAVAHARRQIRKGTALVVAGAVDALLCSWGWVGLHTGGRLSTVDEPTHAYLPFDDRACGHVPGEGGALLILESADSARARGAAVYGEIAGYAATFDGPEPGLRRAVELALADADLAPADVDVVFADAAGEPELDSVEAYALTTVFGAYGVPVTAPKTMTGRLYAGAASLDLATAFLALKDGLIPPTVHVEPADRHGLDLVVSQPRAARLRTALILARGHGGFNSAMVVRS, encoded by the coding sequence ATGACCGACTCCGTGGTGGTGACCGGTCTGGGCGTGGCCGCCCCCAACGGGCTCGGCGCGCGGGACTACTGGAACGCGGCCCTCGCCGGCAAGAGCGGCATCGGTCCCCTCACCCGCTTCGACGCCTCCGGCTATCCGGCGAAACTCGCCGGCGAGATCGCCGGGTTCACGGCCGAGGAGCATCTGCCGAGCCGGCTGCTGCCGCAGACGGACCGGGTCACCCGGCTCTCGCTGGTCGCCGCGGACTGGGCCCTGGCGGACGCGGGGGTGGTCCCCGCCCAGCTGCCGGAGTACGGCATGGGCGTGATCACCGCCAGTTCGGCGGGCGGATTCGAGTTCAGCCAGGGCGAGTTGAAGAGCCTGTGGAGCCGGGGCGGCCAGTACGTCAGCGCGTACCAGTCGTTCGCCTGGTTCTACGCCGTCAACACCGGCCAGATCTCCATCCGCAACGGGATGAAGGGCCCGAGCGGCGTCGTCGTCTCCGACCAGGCCGGCGGTCTGGACGCGGTGGCCCACGCCCGCCGGCAGATCCGCAAGGGCACCGCCCTCGTCGTCGCCGGAGCGGTGGACGCGCTGCTGTGTTCCTGGGGCTGGGTCGGGCTGCACACCGGCGGCCGCCTGAGCACCGTGGATGAACCCACCCACGCCTACCTGCCGTTCGACGACCGGGCGTGCGGTCATGTGCCGGGCGAGGGCGGGGCCCTGCTCATCCTGGAGTCCGCCGACTCCGCCCGCGCCCGGGGCGCCGCGGTGTACGGCGAGATCGCCGGGTACGCGGCCACCTTCGACGGCCCCGAGCCAGGTCTACGCCGGGCCGTGGAGCTCGCTCTCGCCGACGCGGACCTGGCCCCGGCCGACGTGGACGTGGTGTTCGCGGACGCCGCCGGCGAACCCGAGCTCGACAGCGTCGAGGCCTATGCGCTCACCACGGTCTTCGGTGCGTACGGCGTCCCGGTCACCGCGCCCAAGACGATGACGGGCCGCCTGTACGCGGGCGCCGCGTCCCTCGACCTGGCCACGGCCTTCCTCGCCCTGAAGGACGGCCTGATCCCCCCGACGGTCCATGTCGAACCCGCCGACCGCCACGGCCTCGACCTGGTCGTCTCCCAGCCGCGCGCCGCCCGTCTGCGCACGGCGCTGATCCTGGCCCGCGGCCACGGCGGCTTCAACTCGGCGATGGTCGTGCGCTCCTGA
- a CDS encoding beta-ketoacyl-[acyl-carrier-protein] synthase family protein has product MSGRRVVITGMEVLAPGGVGTGAFWDLLTDGRTATRTISFFDPAPFRSRVAAEIDFVPEDHGLTPHDVRRMDRAAQFAVVAARAAVTDSGLAPGALDPYRTGVTIGSAVGATMSLDQDYRVVSDGGRLDLVDHTYADPFFYHHFVPSSFAAEVARAVGAQGPSGVVSAGCTSGLDAVGYAAELIREGTTDVMVAGATDAPISPITMACFDAIKATTPRHDDPERASRPFDRSRNGFVLGEGAAVFVLEELEAARHRGARIHAEIAGYATRSNAYHMTGLRPDGAEMAQAITVALDEARMDPTEIDYINAHGSGTKQNDRHETAAFKRSLGGHAYVTPVSSIKSMVGHSLGAIGSIEIAASVLAIRHDVVPPTANLETPDPECDLDYVPVTARDQIVDAVLTVGSGFGGFQSAMVLARPERSMA; this is encoded by the coding sequence ATGAGCGGGCGGCGCGTGGTCATCACCGGCATGGAGGTCCTCGCCCCGGGCGGTGTGGGCACCGGCGCCTTCTGGGACCTGCTGACCGACGGGCGTACGGCCACCAGGACCATCAGCTTCTTCGACCCGGCTCCCTTCCGTTCCCGCGTCGCCGCGGAGATCGACTTCGTGCCGGAGGACCACGGTCTGACCCCGCACGACGTCCGGCGGATGGACCGGGCGGCCCAGTTCGCGGTGGTCGCGGCGCGCGCCGCCGTCACCGACAGCGGGCTGGCCCCGGGCGCCCTCGACCCGTACCGGACGGGCGTCACCATCGGCAGCGCGGTGGGCGCCACCATGAGCCTGGACCAGGACTACCGCGTCGTCAGCGACGGCGGCCGGCTCGACCTGGTCGACCACACCTACGCCGACCCGTTCTTCTACCACCACTTCGTGCCCAGTTCCTTCGCCGCCGAGGTGGCCCGGGCCGTCGGGGCCCAGGGTCCGAGCGGTGTGGTGTCGGCGGGATGCACCTCGGGGCTCGACGCGGTCGGCTACGCGGCGGAGCTGATCCGGGAGGGCACCACCGACGTGATGGTGGCCGGGGCCACGGACGCCCCGATCTCGCCCATCACCATGGCCTGCTTCGACGCCATCAAGGCGACCACGCCCCGGCACGACGACCCGGAGCGCGCCTCCCGCCCGTTCGACCGCAGCCGCAACGGCTTCGTGCTCGGGGAAGGCGCGGCCGTGTTCGTCCTGGAGGAGCTGGAGGCCGCGCGCCACCGTGGCGCCCGTATCCACGCGGAGATCGCGGGATACGCGACGCGCAGCAACGCGTACCACATGACGGGGCTGCGTCCGGACGGCGCGGAGATGGCGCAGGCCATCACGGTCGCCCTGGACGAGGCCCGGATGGACCCCACCGAGATCGACTACATCAACGCGCACGGCTCGGGAACCAAGCAGAACGACCGGCACGAGACCGCCGCCTTCAAACGGAGCCTCGGCGGCCACGCGTACGTCACCCCGGTCAGCTCGATCAAGTCGATGGTGGGGCACTCGCTGGGCGCGATCGGTTCCATCGAGATCGCGGCCTCCGTCCTGGCGATCCGGCACGACGTGGTGCCGCCGACGGCGAACCTGGAGACCCCCGACCCGGAATGCGACCTGGACTACGTCCCGGTGACGGCACGCGACCAGATCGTCGACGCCGTCCTCACGGTGGGCAGCGGCTTCGGCGGGTTCCAGAGCGCGATGGTGCTCGCCCGCCCGGAAAGGAGCATGGCATGA
- a CDS encoding TcmI family type II polyketide cyclase: protein MQTAVALGRSEPDGIAHIRDSYAAFDATRGARSAGLLRRQLFGYHDLLVHIRDFDGEAPGPDLESPLDAEATLFYQWDGRPAAAGEVLHSTVIVNRMDPAVIPEVSALFAELDATDFPHRMGTRRRRLFSLDGVYFHLQDFAETDGYRLIDRAWKEADPRFIKICRELEPLVSVYDPATWRSTADQVATRLYRWETPA from the coding sequence GTGCAGACTGCTGTCGCGCTGGGCAGATCAGAACCTGACGGGATCGCGCACATTCGCGATTCCTACGCCGCATTCGACGCCACCCGTGGAGCCCGCTCGGCAGGTCTGCTCCGCCGTCAGCTCTTCGGCTACCACGACCTGCTGGTCCACATCCGGGACTTCGACGGCGAGGCGCCCGGACCGGACCTGGAATCCCCCCTCGACGCGGAGGCGACCCTCTTCTACCAGTGGGACGGCAGGCCCGCCGCGGCCGGCGAGGTCCTGCACAGCACGGTCATCGTGAACCGGATGGACCCGGCGGTGATCCCGGAGGTCTCCGCGCTGTTCGCCGAACTCGACGCCACCGACTTCCCGCACCGCATGGGAACGCGCCGGCGCCGGCTGTTCAGTCTCGACGGCGTGTACTTCCACCTCCAGGACTTCGCGGAGACGGACGGCTACCGCCTCATCGACCGGGCGTGGAAGGAGGCGGACCCCCGGTTCATCAAGATCTGCCGGGAACTGGAGCCCCTGGTCTCGGTGTACGACCCGGCGACCTGGCGCTCCACCGCCGACCAGGTCGCCACCCGCCTCTACCGCTGGGAGACCCCGGCATGA
- a CDS encoding (4Fe-4S)-binding protein: MSGAAVRITGDPEVCTGAGQCVLTDPAMFAQDDRGVVELRTHRAEGARVPRAREAVFLCPSGALSIVED, encoded by the coding sequence GTGAGCGGGGCGGCCGTCCGGATCACCGGTGATCCGGAGGTGTGCACCGGGGCCGGCCAGTGCGTGCTCACCGATCCGGCGATGTTCGCGCAGGACGACCGGGGCGTGGTCGAGCTGCGCACCCACCGGGCGGAGGGCGCACGGGTGCCGCGGGCCCGGGAGGCGGTGTTCCTCTGCCCGTCGGGCGCGTTGTCGATCGTGGAGGACTGA
- a CDS encoding cytochrome P450, giving the protein MLNLDPEEVAKLPHYPVTRRCPYEIPEVYTRLRTEEPVSKVVMSDGQPVWFLSRYEDVRAVLSDPRFGADRLAEGFPNLALGQREGLSKQPKFMISMDGAEHSAVRRRVISDFSVRRVAELRPTIQKLVDDCVDRILDLPQPVDLVAELALPVPTLLLAELVGANHADHAYFIDLVHRMLWRKTSGEERVQISIGLRKYFDDLIAEKEAHPGDDLISRQIALQREETGEIDREGLNSLAQLLLIAGYESSASMIALGVHTFLTRPDWLAAIRTDPARTSVAVEELLRFYSILDVAAGRVALEDVEIGGETIRAGDGVMASVFAANRDPSAFPDPDRLDLERGARHHVAFGYGPHQCLGQNLSRLELQIVFDTLFARVPTLRLAVDEADLPFKYDALAFGLYELPVTW; this is encoded by the coding sequence ATGCTCAATCTGGATCCCGAGGAAGTCGCCAAGCTGCCGCATTACCCGGTGACCCGCCGCTGCCCCTATGAAATACCGGAGGTCTACACCCGCCTGCGCACCGAGGAACCGGTCAGCAAGGTGGTGATGAGCGACGGTCAGCCCGTGTGGTTCCTGAGCCGCTACGAGGATGTGCGCGCCGTGCTCTCCGATCCTCGGTTCGGTGCCGACCGCCTGGCCGAGGGCTTTCCCAATCTCGCGCTGGGCCAGCGCGAGGGGCTGAGCAAACAGCCGAAGTTCATGATCAGCATGGACGGCGCCGAGCACTCCGCGGTCCGCCGCCGGGTCATCAGCGACTTCTCGGTGCGCCGGGTCGCCGAGCTGAGGCCGACGATCCAGAAACTGGTCGACGACTGCGTCGACCGGATCCTGGACCTGCCCCAGCCGGTCGACCTGGTGGCCGAACTGGCCCTCCCGGTACCGACGTTGCTGCTCGCCGAGCTGGTCGGCGCCAACCACGCCGACCACGCCTACTTCATCGACCTCGTGCACCGCATGCTGTGGCGCAAGACCTCCGGCGAAGAGCGGGTGCAGATCTCGATCGGGCTGCGGAAGTACTTCGACGACCTGATCGCGGAGAAGGAGGCCCACCCGGGCGACGACCTGATCAGCCGTCAGATCGCCCTCCAGCGGGAGGAGACCGGCGAGATCGACCGCGAGGGGCTCAACAGCCTCGCCCAGCTCCTGCTGATCGCCGGCTACGAGTCCAGCGCGAGCATGATCGCCCTCGGTGTCCACACCTTCCTCACCCGCCCCGACTGGCTCGCGGCGATCCGGACGGACCCGGCCAGGACCTCGGTGGCGGTGGAGGAGTTGCTGCGCTTCTACTCCATCCTCGACGTGGCCGCGGGGCGGGTGGCCCTGGAGGACGTCGAGATCGGCGGCGAGACGATCCGCGCCGGGGACGGTGTGATGGCCTCGGTGTTCGCCGCCAACCGCGACCCCTCGGCGTTCCCGGATCCCGACCGGCTGGACCTGGAGCGCGGCGCCCGGCACCATGTCGCGTTCGGCTACGGGCCGCACCAGTGCCTCGGCCAGAACCTCTCGCGCCTGGAACTCCAGATCGTCTTCGACACCCTCTTCGCCCGCGTCCCCACGCTCCGCCTCGCCGTCGACGAGGCCGATCTCCCCTTCAAGTACGACGCGTTGGCGTTCGGACTGTACGAACTCCCGGTGACGTGGTGA
- a CDS encoding TetR/AcrR family transcriptional regulator, whose product MGRRERKKAATRQALADAALRLFTERGFDKVGVREVAEAADVSLSTLFKHFPGKEALVFDEDQDVEDALVRAVRDRPPGQSVLHALRDHLVRTRTGLRTDDPHFTLVESTPALREYARRMWLRHEHALAAVIAEETGRPHDDLAVTGLAHIALEAPHLVRASDDPAAAMRELFALVEHGWGTIL is encoded by the coding sequence ATGGGCCGTCGTGAGCGCAAGAAGGCCGCCACCCGCCAGGCCCTGGCCGACGCCGCGCTGCGGCTGTTCACCGAGCGGGGCTTCGACAAGGTGGGCGTGCGGGAGGTGGCGGAGGCCGCCGATGTCTCCCTGAGCACGCTGTTCAAGCACTTCCCCGGCAAGGAGGCCCTGGTCTTCGACGAGGACCAGGACGTCGAGGACGCGCTGGTCCGCGCCGTCCGCGACCGCCCCCCGGGCCAGTCCGTCCTGCACGCCCTGCGCGACCATCTCGTGCGCACCCGCACCGGACTGCGCACCGACGATCCGCACTTCACCCTGGTCGAGTCGACCCCGGCCCTGCGCGAGTACGCCCGGCGCATGTGGCTGCGCCACGAACACGCCCTGGCCGCCGTCATCGCCGAGGAGACCGGCCGGCCCCACGACGACCTCGCCGTCACCGGCCTGGCCCACATCGCGCTGGAAGCGCCCCATCTCGTGCGCGCGAGCGACGACCCGGCCGCAGCGATGCGCGAACTGTTCGCGCTCGTGGAACACGGCTGGGGCACAATTCTTTGA
- a CDS encoding MDR family MFS transporter — translation MASPTQSFARPGTVPEVSDRRLNLTIAALGIGAIASILDSTIVNVGVDHLSRVFDASLTATQWVITGFLLAMTAIVPLSGWLIDRIGGRATWMCALGVFLGGSVLCGLAWDLPALIGFRVLQGLGAGLIIPALMTLLTQAAGQQRLMTAMGSFSLLVQVGPILGPLVGGALLQGANWRWLFLVNIPFCVAGLVLARMVLPPKPPTAHKRPLDGVGLALLTPALVGVIYALSNISDLGDLGTVKVWAPLVCGLALLAGFVGWSLRDGASALIDVRLFTDRGFGVTSGLSVLAGFTMFGGMLLFPLYFQQVRGASVVGTGLFMVPQGVGAAVLIIFGKRLLQRVTARTRIVCGFALMALGTLPFAFPGTRGETWLLVAALTVRGLGVGASTSAINASAVAGLPKDEIPRGTTAFNIVQRIGAPFGTTTVAVLLARATADAPHGTAGLAGAFASTFWWTLGFTVFPVALALLLPRVPATGPVGRAA, via the coding sequence ATGGCCAGTCCCACGCAGTCGTTCGCCCGGCCGGGCACCGTGCCGGAGGTGAGCGACCGGCGGCTGAACCTCACGATCGCCGCCCTCGGCATCGGAGCCATCGCCAGCATCCTCGACTCCACGATCGTCAACGTCGGGGTCGACCACCTTTCCCGGGTCTTCGACGCGAGCCTGACCGCCACCCAGTGGGTGATCACCGGATTCCTGCTGGCGATGACCGCGATCGTGCCGCTGTCGGGATGGCTGATCGACCGCATCGGAGGCCGCGCCACCTGGATGTGCGCGCTCGGGGTGTTCCTCGGCGGCTCGGTCCTGTGCGGTCTGGCCTGGGACCTGCCGGCCCTGATCGGCTTCCGGGTCCTCCAGGGGCTGGGTGCCGGCCTGATCATCCCGGCGCTGATGACCCTGCTCACCCAGGCCGCCGGACAGCAGCGCCTGATGACCGCCATGGGCAGCTTCTCCCTGCTGGTCCAGGTCGGCCCGATCCTCGGCCCCCTGGTCGGCGGCGCCCTGCTCCAGGGCGCGAACTGGCGCTGGCTGTTCCTGGTGAACATCCCGTTCTGCGTCGCCGGACTGGTCCTGGCCCGCATGGTCCTGCCACCGAAACCGCCCACCGCGCACAAGCGCCCCCTGGACGGCGTCGGACTCGCCCTGCTCACTCCCGCCCTCGTCGGCGTGATCTACGCCCTCAGCAACATCTCCGACCTCGGTGACCTCGGCACCGTGAAGGTGTGGGCGCCGCTCGTCTGCGGCCTCGCCCTGCTCGCCGGGTTCGTCGGCTGGTCGCTGCGGGACGGTGCCTCGGCCCTGATCGACGTGCGGCTCTTCACCGACCGCGGGTTCGGTGTCACCAGCGGCCTGTCGGTGCTGGCGGGCTTCACCATGTTCGGCGGCATGCTGCTCTTCCCGCTCTACTTCCAGCAGGTGCGCGGCGCCTCGGTCGTCGGCACCGGGCTGTTCATGGTCCCGCAGGGGGTGGGTGCGGCGGTGCTCATCATCTTCGGCAAGAGGCTGCTCCAGCGTGTCACCGCCCGGACCAGGATCGTCTGCGGCTTCGCGCTCATGGCGCTGGGCACGCTGCCGTTCGCCTTCCCCGGCACCCGGGGCGAGACCTGGCTGCTGGTCGCCGCCCTGACCGTGCGCGGGCTGGGGGTCGGGGCGAGCACCTCGGCCATCAACGCCTCGGCGGTGGCCGGCCTGCCCAAGGACGAGATCCCGCGCGGCACCACCGCCTTCAACATCGTCCAGCGCATCGGCGCCCCCTTCGGCACCACCACCGTCGCCGTGCTGCTCGCCCGGGCCACGGCCGACGCCCCGCACGGCACCGCCGGTCTGGCGGGGGCCTTCGCCTCGACGTTCTGGTGGACCCTCGGCTTCACGGTGTTCCCGGTCGCGCTGGCCCTCCTCCTGCCCCGGGTCCCCGCGACGGGACCCGTCGGCCGCGCTGCCTAG
- a CDS encoding response regulator transcription factor: protein MESQDEYREALTEDLVRCGQKVQAMTGGRAALDCRPVADLILLGLELADLDGLEVCRALRAGCDTPVIAIGSQVSELDTVLALRAGADDYVARPYGFRELMARMEAVMRRAHAHEHAPEILERGPLRIDVRKREVVFKDRVIRMTRKEFELLLLLALNRGTVVSRDRILDQIWGGSWSRRTLDTHVSSIRSKLGDRDWIVSIRGVGFMMDHI, encoded by the coding sequence GTGGAAAGTCAGGACGAGTACAGGGAGGCCCTCACGGAAGACTTGGTTCGATGCGGGCAGAAGGTACAGGCCATGACCGGCGGACGGGCGGCTCTCGACTGCCGGCCGGTTGCCGATCTCATTCTGCTCGGGCTGGAATTAGCTGATCTGGACGGGCTGGAGGTGTGCCGCGCGCTGCGCGCCGGATGCGACACCCCGGTCATCGCCATCGGTTCCCAGGTGTCCGAGCTGGACACCGTCCTGGCGCTGCGGGCCGGCGCCGACGACTATGTGGCCCGACCCTACGGATTCCGTGAACTCATGGCCCGTATGGAAGCGGTCATGCGACGGGCACATGCCCACGAACACGCCCCGGAGATCCTGGAACGCGGACCGTTGCGTATCGATGTCCGCAAACGTGAGGTGGTTTTCAAGGACCGTGTCATCAGGATGACGCGGAAAGAGTTCGAGCTTCTTCTGCTCCTCGCCCTGAATCGCGGAACCGTGGTGTCGCGCGACAGGATTCTGGATCAGATCTGGGGTGGCTCCTGGTCCCGAAGGACTCTGGACACCCATGTCAGCAGTATTCGCTCGAAGCTGGGCGACCGGGACTGGATCGTATCGATCCGCGGTGTGGGATTCATGATGGACCACATCTGA
- a CDS encoding M55 family metallopeptidase produces MKILISADMEGATGVTWPADVLPGTPQWERCRSMFTSDVNAAVLGFFDGGADEVLVNEAHWTMRNLLLEQLDERVEMLTGRHKSLSMVEGVQHGDVDGIAFVGYHAGAGMEGVLAHTYLANSITGVWLNDVRASEGLLNARVVAEYGVPVVLVTGDDVACEDALGYAPEALKVAVKDHVSRYAAVCRTPARTAADIRAAAKEAASLAARQEPVDAGPFTIALEFDAEHLAMAATVVPGVARVGERKVTYTSDRMYDGIRTFKAVTTVVSAAVEEQYG; encoded by the coding sequence ATGAAGATCCTCATCAGCGCCGACATGGAGGGCGCGACGGGTGTGACCTGGCCGGCCGACGTGTTGCCGGGGACGCCGCAGTGGGAGCGGTGTCGGTCCATGTTCACGTCGGACGTCAATGCCGCCGTGCTCGGGTTCTTCGACGGCGGTGCCGACGAGGTGCTCGTGAACGAGGCCCACTGGACGATGCGCAACCTCCTGCTCGAACAGCTCGACGAGCGGGTGGAGATGCTGACCGGGCGGCACAAGTCGCTGTCCATGGTGGAGGGGGTGCAGCACGGTGACGTCGACGGCATCGCGTTCGTCGGGTACCACGCGGGCGCCGGTATGGAGGGCGTCCTCGCCCACACCTACCTCGCCAACTCGATCACCGGGGTGTGGCTGAACGACGTACGGGCCAGTGAAGGGCTGCTCAACGCCCGTGTGGTGGCGGAGTACGGCGTGCCCGTCGTCCTGGTGACCGGCGACGACGTGGCCTGTGAGGACGCGCTCGGCTATGCCCCCGAAGCGCTGAAGGTGGCGGTCAAGGACCACGTGTCGCGGTACGCGGCGGTGTGCCGCACGCCGGCCAGGACCGCCGCCGACATCCGGGCCGCCGCGAAGGAGGCGGCGTCCCTGGCGGCCCGTCAGGAACCGGTGGACGCCGGGCCGTTCACGATCGCGTTGGAGTTCGACGCCGAGCACCTGGCGATGGCCGCCACCGTGGTGCCGGGTGTGGCGCGGGTCGGGGAGCGGAAAGTGACGTACACCAGTGATCGCATGTACGACGGAATCCGTACCTTCAAGGCGGTCACCACCGTCGTCTCGGCCGCCGTGGAGGAGCAGTATGGCTGA
- a CDS encoding M20/M25/M40 family metallo-hydrolase produces MADRQALDEVVEFTSDLIRIDTTNRGGGDCRERPAAEYAAALLADTGLEPVLLERTEGRTNVVARIEGTDPSADALLVHGHLDVVPAEAADWSVHPFSGEVRDGVVWGRGAVDMKNMDAMILAVVRDWARRGVRPRRDLVIAFTADEEASAEDGSGFLADEHPGLFEGCTEGISESGAFTFHDGGGRELYPIAAGERGTAWLKLTARGRAGHGSKVNQENAVTRLAAAVTRIGAHEWPLRLTPTVRAALTELAALNGIETDLRDVDALLDKLGPAAALVEATVRNSANPTMLDAGYKVNVIPGEAVAFVDGRYLPGAEDEFRTTLDRLTGPDVEWEFHHREVALQSPVDSPTYARMRAAVEEFAPHGHVVPYCMSGGTDAKQFSRLGITGYGFAPLKLPEGFDYQALFHGVDERVPVEALHFGVRVLDRFLRTA; encoded by the coding sequence ATGGCTGACCGGCAAGCGCTGGACGAGGTCGTCGAGTTCACCTCGGACCTCATCCGTATCGACACCACCAACCGCGGCGGCGGCGACTGCCGGGAGCGGCCCGCCGCCGAGTACGCCGCCGCGCTCCTCGCCGACACCGGCCTGGAGCCCGTCCTCCTGGAACGCACCGAGGGCCGTACGAACGTGGTCGCTCGGATCGAGGGCACCGACCCGTCGGCCGACGCGCTGCTCGTCCACGGTCATCTGGACGTCGTGCCCGCCGAGGCGGCGGACTGGAGCGTGCACCCGTTCTCCGGGGAGGTCCGCGACGGGGTCGTATGGGGGCGGGGCGCCGTCGACATGAAGAACATGGACGCGATGATCCTCGCCGTCGTACGGGACTGGGCGCGGCGGGGCGTGCGGCCCCGGCGCGATCTCGTCATCGCCTTCACCGCCGACGAGGAGGCCAGCGCCGAGGACGGCTCCGGATTCCTCGCCGACGAGCACCCCGGGCTGTTCGAGGGCTGCACGGAGGGCATCAGCGAGTCGGGGGCGTTCACCTTCCACGACGGCGGCGGACGCGAGCTGTACCCGATCGCCGCCGGTGAGCGCGGCACCGCCTGGCTGAAACTCACCGCCCGCGGACGCGCCGGGCACGGCTCCAAGGTGAACCAGGAGAACGCGGTCACCCGTCTCGCCGCCGCCGTCACCCGGATCGGCGCCCACGAGTGGCCGCTCCGGCTCACCCCCACCGTGCGCGCCGCCCTCACCGAACTCGCCGCGCTGAACGGCATCGAGACCGACCTGAGGGACGTCGACGCCCTCCTGGACAAGCTCGGCCCGGCGGCCGCCCTCGTCGAGGCCACCGTCCGTAACAGCGCCAACCCGACCATGCTGGACGCCGGTTACAAGGTCAACGTGATCCCGGGGGAGGCGGTGGCCTTCGTCGACGGCCGGTATCTCCCGGGCGCCGAGGACGAGTTCCGCACCACCCTCGACCGGCTCACCGGGCCCGACGTGGAGTGGGAGTTCCACCACCGCGAGGTCGCCCTCCAGTCACCGGTGGACTCACCGACGTACGCGAGGATGCGGGCGGCCGTCGAGGAGTTCGCACCGCATGGGCATGTGGTGCCGTACTGCATGTCCGGCGGCACGGACGCCAAGCAGTTCTCGCGGCTGGGCATCACGGGCTACGGCTTCGCGCCGCTGAAGCTGCCCGAGGGCTTCGACTACCAGGCCCTCTTCCACGGGGTCGACGAACGCGTACCGGTCGAGGCGCTGCACTTCGGAGTCCGGGTACTCGACCGCTTCCTGCGTACCGCCTAG